One genomic region from Pseudomonas sp. R5-89-07 encodes:
- a CDS encoding glutamine--tRNA ligase/YqeY domain fusion protein — MSKPTVDPTSNSKAGPAVPVNFLRPIIQADLESGKHTQIVTRFPPEPNGYLHIGHAKSICVNFGLAQEFGGVTHLRFDDTNPAKEDQEYIDAIESDVKWLGFEWSGKVRYASQYFDQLHDWAVELIKAGKAYVDDLSPEQAREYRGTLTEPGKNSPFRDRSVEENLDWFARMRAGEFPDGARVLRAKIDMASPNMNLRDPIMYRIRHAHHHQTGDKWCIYPNYDFTHGQSDAIEGITHSICTLEFESHRPLYEWFLSNLPVPAQPRQYEFSRLNLNYTITSKRKLKQLVDEKHVHGWDDPRMSTLSGFRRRGYTPASIRNFCEMVGTNRSDGVVDFGMLEFSIRQDLDANAPRAMCVLRPLKVVITNYPQDQVENLELPRHPQKEELGVRKLPFAREIYIDRDDFMEEPPKGYKRLEPNGEVRLRGSYVIRADEAIKDADGNIVELRCSYDPDTLGKNPEGRKVKGVVHWVPAAASIECEVRLYDRLFRSPNPEKAEDSASFLDNINPDSLQVLTGCRAEPSLGDAQPEDRFQFEREGYFCADIKDSKPGHPVFNRTVTLRDSWGQ; from the coding sequence ATGAGCAAGCCCACTGTCGACCCTACCTCGAATTCCAAGGCCGGACCTGCCGTCCCGGTCAATTTCCTGCGCCCGATCATCCAGGCGGACCTCGAATCGGGCAAGCACACGCAGATCGTCACCCGTTTCCCGCCAGAGCCCAACGGCTACCTGCACATCGGTCACGCCAAGTCGATCTGTGTGAACTTCGGGCTGGCCCAGGAGTTCGGTGGCGTCACGCACCTGCGTTTCGACGACACCAACCCGGCCAAGGAAGACCAGGAATACATCGATGCCATCGAAAGCGACGTGAAGTGGCTGGGCTTCGAATGGTCCGGTAAAGTGCGCTATGCCTCGCAGTACTTCGACCAGCTGCACGACTGGGCCGTCGAGCTGATCAAGGCCGGCAAGGCCTATGTCGACGACCTGAGCCCGGAACAGGCCCGGGAATACCGCGGCACCTTGACCGAGCCGGGCAAGAACAGCCCGTTCCGCGACCGTTCGGTAGAAGAGAACCTCGACTGGTTCGCCCGCATGCGCGCCGGTGAGTTCCCGGATGGCGCCCGCGTGCTGCGCGCCAAGATCGACATGGCCTCGCCGAACATGAACCTGCGCGACCCGATCATGTACCGCATCCGCCATGCCCACCACCACCAGACCGGTGACAAGTGGTGCATCTACCCCAACTACGACTTCACCCACGGTCAGTCGGACGCCATCGAAGGCATCACTCACTCCATCTGCACCCTGGAGTTCGAGAGCCATCGCCCGCTGTACGAGTGGTTCCTGAGCAACCTGCCGGTGCCGGCACAGCCGCGCCAGTACGAGTTCAGCCGCCTGAACCTGAACTACACCATCACCAGCAAGCGCAAGCTCAAGCAACTGGTGGATGAGAAGCACGTGCATGGCTGGGACGACCCGCGCATGTCGACCCTGTCGGGCTTCCGTCGTCGCGGCTACACCCCGGCGTCGATCCGTAACTTCTGCGAGATGGTCGGCACCAACCGTTCCGACGGCGTGGTCGACTTCGGCATGCTCGAATTCAGCATCCGCCAGGACCTCGACGCAAACGCGCCGCGTGCCATGTGCGTGCTGCGTCCATTGAAAGTCGTGATCACCAACTACCCGCAAGACCAGGTCGAAAACCTCGAACTGCCGCGTCATCCGCAGAAAGAAGAACTCGGCGTGCGCAAGCTGCCGTTCGCCCGTGAAATCTACATCGACCGCGATGACTTCATGGAAGAGCCGCCAAAAGGCTACAAGCGCCTGGAGCCGAACGGCGAAGTACGCCTGCGCGGCAGCTACGTGATCCGCGCCGACGAAGCGATCAAGGACGCCGATGGCAACATCGTCGAACTGCGCTGCTCCTACGACCCGGACACCCTGGGCAAAAACCCCGAAGGCCGCAAGGTCAAGGGCGTGGTGCACTGGGTACCGGCCGCCGCCAGCATCGAATGCGAAGTGCGCCTGTACGATCGTCTGTTCCGCTCGCCCAACCCTGAGAAGGCCGAAGACAGCGCAAGCTTCCTCGACAACATCAACCCAGACTCCCTGCAAGTACTCACGGGTTGTCGTGCCGAGCCATCGCTTGGCGACGCACAGCCGGAAGACCGTTTCCAGTTCGAGCGCGAAGGTTACTTCTGCGCGGATATCAAGGACTCCAAACCTGGTCATCCGGTATTCAACCGTACCGTGACCTTGCGTGATTCGTGGGGCCAGTGA